A stretch of Nitrospinaceae bacterium DNA encodes these proteins:
- a CDS encoding MBL fold metallo-hydrolase, giving the protein MKMGTTEIHEEGVRTLRVPSPPGSHMKNVLVTLVGEGPYILIDTGYPESVDEVVAWVREETGGSLDALLLTHHHHDHLGGAEGVVAATGAATWAHPVEIELMKERAPALAPAPLDDGEIVRLGEIELKVVLTPGHSPGHLSFWWQEKKILFGGDNVLMETSTWVGPPRGSLREYLASLEVERALAPRVIYPGHGSPIKDPEGRIEGLVRHRARREGQVLDALATGVDTPEEMAASIYKGLGEKTMKIGAAMLAGHLEKLIEEGRARREGERYLLVE; this is encoded by the coding sequence TACGGAAATCCATGAAGAGGGTGTGCGCACGTTGCGCGTCCCCTCGCCTCCGGGCTCACATATGAAAAATGTCCTCGTCACCTTGGTTGGCGAGGGCCCCTATATTCTCATCGACACAGGGTATCCCGAGAGCGTCGATGAGGTTGTCGCTTGGGTACGAGAGGAGACCGGCGGCTCGCTCGATGCGTTGTTGCTCACCCATCACCACCACGACCATTTAGGGGGCGCAGAGGGCGTTGTCGCCGCGACAGGGGCTGCCACATGGGCGCATCCGGTTGAAATTGAGTTAATGAAAGAGCGTGCACCTGCTCTTGCGCCCGCGCCTTTAGACGATGGTGAAATCGTTCGCCTGGGGGAGATCGAACTCAAGGTTGTGCTCACCCCCGGGCACTCGCCCGGCCATCTGTCTTTTTGGTGGCAAGAAAAAAAAATCCTCTTTGGCGGCGATAATGTGTTGATGGAGACCTCGACCTGGGTGGGCCCGCCACGAGGTAGTTTGCGCGAATATCTGGCCAGTCTTGAAGTGGAGCGTGCCCTGGCGCCAAGGGTGATTTATCCGGGACACGGTAGCCCAATCAAAGACCCTGAGGGCCGGATAGAGGGGCTTGTTCGCCACCGCGCGCGGCGCGAGGGGCAGGTCCTGGATGCGCTGGCCACTGGCGTGGATACGCCCGAGGAGATGGCCGCTAGCATCTACAAGGGCCTGGGCGAGAAGACAATGAAAATTGGTGCCGCCATGCTCGCCGGGCATCTTGAGAAACTCATCGAGGAGGGCAGGGCTCGCCGCGAGGGGGAGCGTTATCTTCTTGTCGAATAA